The Ptiloglossa arizonensis isolate GNS036 chromosome 13, iyPtiAriz1_principal, whole genome shotgun sequence genome window below encodes:
- the LOC143153677 gene encoding DNA repair endonuclease XPF-like isoform X2 translates to MLDYQNQMLLEIVQEDGLLVAAKGLGLDTVFANILKAFIDPGNLVIVLGTTNYDEQYFIDILKTFGVNQLPLVVTSEYSADERAIMYLEGGVLFMSGPILVVDLLKNRIPLNLVTGILVYRAHNILRSYQEAFALRLYRQNNKTGFIKAFTNSALAFTVGFMRVERIMKALFVKKLFLWPRFHSLVNKSLEKHKPEVIELHVKITQKMLNIQIALLDVMNYVVKELKKLNKYLDFDELTVENAIAKKFHKQLQSQLDPIWHQLSSTSKQLLSDLKMLRALLACLTYEDCVSFYAMLNRLRTMEYAVKNSGWLMLDSVDTLFENGKKRIYNEKHELKPEPNPKWNALTEVLLEIQHQSKKAGVDGNIKIFILVHDRNTCYQLRNYLTMGSNQYLLYEAMKKLSHNDIQKTNQKSVEKKLTPEEKTNDTNANNDASEENEQDTYVLTLSQKVNEESPSDLSDSENKEQTLFEDCSQMAELNLTNVVPDTPIIVIQSLKRSGDPTSLQRALAEHMPTVIVMYVADISAVRQIETMVIPDDQDGKADYLSLAQELDADVTENTRKGGLPTQPELPNTIIVDIREFRSELPAILYTRGMKIEPITLQVADYILSSEICVERKSISDLIGSLNSGRLYNQAISMTRYYSKPMLLIEFDPNKPFCFQGHYYASKDIQNMFITSKLQLLTLHFPRLKLIWSPGPHATAQLFEELKQGNDQPDVTKAAQTGFEENKQMGNEKFNSRIQDFVAKLPGVTTKNIYTILNEGQSLDHLNKLSKEELKEMIGNKNDAQMLYNAFHEKYSPSEEKSKIGNKKFASTGRGKRLFSKIK, encoded by the exons ATGTTGGACTATCAGAATCAAATGCTTTTGGAAATAGTCCAAGAGGATGGTCTACTTGTTGCAgcaaa GGGCCTTGGTTTAGATACTGTATTTGCAAATATCTTGAAAGCTTTTATAGATCCTGGAAACTTGGTTATAGTCCTGGGGACTACAAATTATGATGAGCAGTActttattgatattttaaaaaccTTTGGTGTAAATCAATTGCCTCTTGTTGTAACTTCTGAATACTCTGCCGATGAAAG GGCAATAATGTATCTAGAAGGTGGAGTATTGTTTATGTCAGGTCCAATTCTTGTAGtagatttgttaaaaaatagaATTCCATTAAATTTAGTTACTGGAATTCTTGTATATAGAGCACATAACATTTTAAGATCATATCAAGAAGCGTTTGCTCTTCGTTTGTATAGACAAAATAATAAG ACCGGTTTTATCAAAGCATTTACCAACTCAGCATTAGCATTCACTGTTGGATTTATGCGAGTAGAACGAATAATGAAAgctttatttgtaaaaaaattgtttttatggCCACGTTTCCATTCACTTGTAAATAAGAGTTTAGAAAAACACAAG CCAGAGGTCATTGAACTACATGTAAAGATCACACAAAAAATGTTGAACATTCAAATTGCTTTACTTGATGTGATGAACTATGTtgtaaaagaattgaaaaaacttaataaatat CTAGATTTTGATGAATTAACTGTTGAAAATGCAATAGCTAAAAAGTTTCACAAACAATTGCAATCACAATTAGATCCTATTTGGCATCAACTTAGTTCTACTTCAAAACAGTTGCTCTCTGATTTAAAAATGCTACGAGCTCTTCTCGC ATGTTTAACATACGAGGATTGTGTATCATTTTATGCGATGTTAAACCGTTTACGCACTATGGAATATGCTGTAAAAAATAGTGGCTGGTTAATGTTAGATTCTGTAGATACTTTgtttgaaaatggaaaaaaaagaatttacaatgaaaaacatg aaTTGAAGCCAGAACCAAATCCAAAATGGAATGCTTTAACAGAAGTATTACTTGAGATTCAACATCAAAGTAAAAAGGCAGGAGTTgatggaaatataaaaatttttattttagtacATGATCGAAATACATGTTATCaattaagaaattatttaactATGGGTTCTAATCAATATTTACTTTATGAGGCAATGAAGAAACTTTCTCATAATGATATACAAAAAACAAA cCAAAAGAGTgtagaaaagaaattaacaCCTGAAGAGAAAACTAATGATACAAATGCAAATAATGATGCAAGTGAGGAGAATGAACAAGACACTTATGTATTAACATTAAGTCAAAAAGTTAATGAAGAAAGTCCGTCTGATTTATCGGATAGTGAAAACAAAGAGCAAACATTATTTGAGGATTGTTCCCAA ATGGCAGAATTAAATTTAACTAATGTAGTACCAGACACCCCTATTATTGTAATACAATCTTTAAAAAGGAGCGGAGATCCAACATCTTTACAACGCGCTTTAGCAGAACATATGCCAACTGTTATTGTTATGTACGTAGCTGATATTTCGGCTGTTCGACAAATTGAA ACAATGGTTATCCCTGATGATCAAGATGGAAAGGCTGATTATTTAAGTCTTGCACAGGAATTGGatgcagatgtaacagaaaataCACGCAAAGGTGGATTACCAACTCAGCCTGAACTTCCTAACACTATAATAGTGGACATTAGAGAATTTAGAAGTGAACTACCGGCTATTCTATATACACGAGGCATGAAAATTGAACCCATAACATTACAA GTGGCAGATTATATTTTATCATCAGAAATTTGTGTTGAAAGAAAAAGTATATCTGATTTAATTGGTTCTTTAAATAGTGGAAGATTGTATAATCAAGCCATTTCTATGACAAGATATTATAGCAAACCAATGCTTTTGATAGAATTTGATCCAAATAAACCATTTTGCTTTCAG ggACATTATTATGCTAGTAAAGATATACAAAATATGTTCATAACTTCAAAACTTCAATTGTTAACTCTACATTTTCCTCGATTAAAACTTATATGGTCACCTGGACCTCATGCAACTGCACAATTGTTTGAAGAATTAAAG CAAGGAAATGATCAACCAGATGTAACTAAAGCTGCTCAAACTGGATTCGAAGAAAATAAGCAAATGGgaaacgaaaaattcaattcacGCATACAAGATTTTGTTGCCAAATTGCCAGGAGTTACCACcaaaaatatatacacaatCTTGAATGAGGGACAATCATTAGATCACCTTAATAAACTTTCAAAA GAGGAACTTAAAGAAATgattggaaataaaaatgatgCACAAATGTTATACAATGCATTTCATGAAAAATATTCTCCAAGTGAAGAGAAATCAAAGATAGGTAATAAAAAATTTGCATCCACAGGTCGCGGAAAAAGactattttctaaaattaagtaA
- the LOC143153652 gene encoding putative inactive peptidyl-prolyl cis-trans isomerase-like 6, whose translation MYVKQSSCYNCEYCLSNSVLCLNEINFIFFYTNHHLNNVLKRRLKYINYVKIKVVGIINTIAFQKARICAEKLYQYLPFKFAKPQIIEMFQMDWHEYIQKRKRQIGGKLWSLTQTVAVFINDEFIGCDVDFLHYISKSYIFILPVQIGYYENLATEQCKQFMEKSKRKYVYFTFTVDGCTIGSFMFMLYSDLLPLTCQHFLNLCTGYDKVTKSYRDSYYVNTCVHRIVKNGWLQCGGTGNVLPKISEDSVNNTIPDESYCIPHDRCGVLSMANNGKHCNGSQFIVCLKPNSWMNYFYVAFGQLVDGARTLKILENMSTYYEQPIKQIVISHCGEYLFVDEPQLETESKVFLPYQLPICVEEEDAKLNDIAFDFYSTTTWLNNIVDRLDVCDTATVLMVERYLNGFYCLLTEYLPEMDLHICEEIYLVSKKKYDTRAKLYELLLKFQPRLMTENEKLMYISDISKIILAFVFRFVRNKFCLKHISINTREIIHKIIEVAHQIAVKAVAKTEIKDDLKIANIFETKQVNTDILISDACISFLQSILNEAILCLVKSFNIQE comes from the exons ATGTATGTAAAACAATCTTCATGCTATAATTGTGAATATTGTTTGTCTAATAGTGTGCTAtgtttaaatgaaattaattttatatttttttatacaaatcatCATTTAAACAACGTACTTAAAAgaagattaaaatatattaa TTATGTTAAAATTAAAGTAGTAGGTATTATAAATACCATTGCTTTTCAAAAAGCTCGAATTTGTGCAGAAAAATTATATCAGTATTTGCCATTTAAATTTGCAAAACCACAAATTATAGAAATGTTTCAAATGGATTGGCATGAATATATTCAAAAAAGGAAAAGG CAAATTGGAGGTAAACTATGGTCATTAACACAAACTGTGGCAGTGTTTATAAACGATGAATTCATTGGTTGTGATGTGGACTTTTTACATTATATAAGTAAGTCCTATATTTTTATTCTACCTGTTCAAATAGGATATTATGAAAATCTAGCCACAGAACAATGTAAACAGTTTATGGAAAAATCCAAG AGAAAGTATGTCTATTTTACATTTACTGTAGATGGTTGTACCATTGGATCATTTATGTTTATG TTGTATTCTGATTTATTACCATTGACTTgccaacattttttaaatttatgcaCTGGATATGACAAAGTAACAAAAAGTTACAGAGATTCTTACTATGTAAATACGTGTGTACATCGTATAGTAAAAAATGGATGGCTTCAATGCGGTG gcACTGGAAATGTACTACCTAAAATTAGTGAAGATTCTGTAAATAATACAATACCTGATGAGTCTTACTGCATTCCTCATGATCGTTGTGGAGTTCTTTCAATGGCAAATAATGGAAAACATTGTAATGGATCTCAGTTTATTGTATGCTTGAAACCTAATTCCtggatgaattatttttatgttgCTTTTGG ACAACTAGTGGATGGTGCAagaactttaaaaatattagaaaacatgTCAACATACTATGAACAACCCATAAAGCAAATAGTAATTTCACATTGTGGAGAGTACCTCTTTGTAGATGAACCTCAGCTGGAGACAGAATCAAAAGTTTTTCTT CCATATCAACTACCAATATGTGTTGAAGAAGAAGATGCGAAACTTAATGATATTGCATTTGACTTTTATTCTACCACAACGTGGCTTAATAATATTGTGGATAGATTAGATGTTTGTGACACAGCAACCGTTTTAATGGTTGAACGATATTTGAATGGTTTTTATTGTCTTTTAACTGAATATTTACCAG AAATGGATTTGCATATTTGTGAAGAGATTTACCTAGTTTCTAAGAAAAAATATGATACTAGAGCCAAACTttacgaattattattaaaatttcaacctcGTTTAATgactgaaaatgaaaaattaatgtatATTTCAGATATTTCTAAAATCATTCTAgccttcgtttttcgttttgtaCGTAATAAA TTTTGTTTGAAACATATTTCAATCAATACTCGtgaaattatacataaaataatagaaGTTGCACACCAAATAGCAGTGAAGGCTGTTGCAAAAACTGAAATTAAAGACGATTTAAAAATTGCTAA CATATTTGAAACAAAGCAAGTTAATACTGATATCCTTATCTCAGATGCTTGTATATCATTTTTACAAAGTATATTAAATGAAGCAATATTATGTTTGGTAAAATCTTTTAACATACAAGAGTAG
- the LOC143153651 gene encoding UPF0669 protein v1g209471-like: MKNIFIFIVLQLPYVLALRERLLHYITDELVGGSYKYYSLTYDGFIKVILISETGDADLYASQTLTKPTYQLDEYCLQSATCGEDIILIPDSFKRPVSIGVYGHPSYEISKYILLVYETTDTEHILYGKNLNSIRKNYNNEEQGTSISASITWYLLDLVFQILF; the protein is encoded by the exons atgaagaatatttttattttcatagttTTG CAACTACCTTATGTGTTAGCGCTTAGAGAGAGATTATTGCATTATATAACTGATGAACTCGTAGGTGgttcttataaatattatagtttAACGTACGATGGCTTTATTAAAGTAATATTGATTTCAGA AACTGGTGATGCAGATTTATATGCTTCCCAAACATTAACAAAGCCAACTTATCAACTCGATGAATATTGCCTTCAGTCTGCTACATGTGGAGAGGATATTATACTTATTCCTGATAG ttttaagAGACCAGTCAGTATAGGTGTCTATGGACATCCATCGTACGAAATCAGTAAATATATTCTCTTAGTATATGAGACAACAGATACAGAACATATACTTTATGGAAAAAATCTGAATAGTATTCGTAAAAACTATAATAATGAG GAGCAAGGCACATCAATTTCAGCATCTATTACATGGTACCTTTTAGATTTAGTATTTCAAATTCTGTTTTGA
- the LOC143153677 gene encoding DNA repair endonuclease XPF-like isoform X1, whose amino-acid sequence MLDYQNQMLLEIVQEDGLLVAAKGLGLDTVFANILKAFIDPGNLVIVLGTTNYDEQYFIDILKTFGVNQLPLVVTSEYSADERAIMYLEGGVLFMSGPILVVDLLKNRIPLNLVTGILVYRAHNILRSYQEAFALRLYRQNNKTGFIKAFTNSALAFTVGFMRVERIMKALFVKKLFLWPRFHSLVNKSLEKHKPEVIELHVKITQKMLNIQIALLDVMNYVVKELKKLNKYLDFDELTVENAIAKKFHKQLQSQLDPIWHQLSSTSKQLLSDLKMLRALLACLTYEDCVSFYAMLNRLRTMEYAVKNSGWLMLDSVDTLFENGKKRIYNEKHELKPEPNPKWNALTEVLLEIQHQSKKAGVDGNIKIFILVHDRNTCYQLRNYLTMGSNQYLLYEAMKKLSHNDIQKTNQKSVEKKLTPEEKTNDTNANNDASEENEQDTYVLTLSQKVNEESPSDLSDSENKEQTLFEDCSQMAELNLTNVVPDTPIIVIQSLKRSGDPTSLQRALAEHMPTVIVMYVADISAVRQIEVYQNNNPSIDLKVYFLIYGGSVEEQEYLTSLRREKEAFHALINAKTTMVIPDDQDGKADYLSLAQELDADVTENTRKGGLPTQPELPNTIIVDIREFRSELPAILYTRGMKIEPITLQVADYILSSEICVERKSISDLIGSLNSGRLYNQAISMTRYYSKPMLLIEFDPNKPFCFQGHYYASKDIQNMFITSKLQLLTLHFPRLKLIWSPGPHATAQLFEELKQGNDQPDVTKAAQTGFEENKQMGNEKFNSRIQDFVAKLPGVTTKNIYTILNEGQSLDHLNKLSKEELKEMIGNKNDAQMLYNAFHEKYSPSEEKSKIGNKKFASTGRGKRLFSKIK is encoded by the exons ATGTTGGACTATCAGAATCAAATGCTTTTGGAAATAGTCCAAGAGGATGGTCTACTTGTTGCAgcaaa GGGCCTTGGTTTAGATACTGTATTTGCAAATATCTTGAAAGCTTTTATAGATCCTGGAAACTTGGTTATAGTCCTGGGGACTACAAATTATGATGAGCAGTActttattgatattttaaaaaccTTTGGTGTAAATCAATTGCCTCTTGTTGTAACTTCTGAATACTCTGCCGATGAAAG GGCAATAATGTATCTAGAAGGTGGAGTATTGTTTATGTCAGGTCCAATTCTTGTAGtagatttgttaaaaaatagaATTCCATTAAATTTAGTTACTGGAATTCTTGTATATAGAGCACATAACATTTTAAGATCATATCAAGAAGCGTTTGCTCTTCGTTTGTATAGACAAAATAATAAG ACCGGTTTTATCAAAGCATTTACCAACTCAGCATTAGCATTCACTGTTGGATTTATGCGAGTAGAACGAATAATGAAAgctttatttgtaaaaaaattgtttttatggCCACGTTTCCATTCACTTGTAAATAAGAGTTTAGAAAAACACAAG CCAGAGGTCATTGAACTACATGTAAAGATCACACAAAAAATGTTGAACATTCAAATTGCTTTACTTGATGTGATGAACTATGTtgtaaaagaattgaaaaaacttaataaatat CTAGATTTTGATGAATTAACTGTTGAAAATGCAATAGCTAAAAAGTTTCACAAACAATTGCAATCACAATTAGATCCTATTTGGCATCAACTTAGTTCTACTTCAAAACAGTTGCTCTCTGATTTAAAAATGCTACGAGCTCTTCTCGC ATGTTTAACATACGAGGATTGTGTATCATTTTATGCGATGTTAAACCGTTTACGCACTATGGAATATGCTGTAAAAAATAGTGGCTGGTTAATGTTAGATTCTGTAGATACTTTgtttgaaaatggaaaaaaaagaatttacaatgaaaaacatg aaTTGAAGCCAGAACCAAATCCAAAATGGAATGCTTTAACAGAAGTATTACTTGAGATTCAACATCAAAGTAAAAAGGCAGGAGTTgatggaaatataaaaatttttattttagtacATGATCGAAATACATGTTATCaattaagaaattatttaactATGGGTTCTAATCAATATTTACTTTATGAGGCAATGAAGAAACTTTCTCATAATGATATACAAAAAACAAA cCAAAAGAGTgtagaaaagaaattaacaCCTGAAGAGAAAACTAATGATACAAATGCAAATAATGATGCAAGTGAGGAGAATGAACAAGACACTTATGTATTAACATTAAGTCAAAAAGTTAATGAAGAAAGTCCGTCTGATTTATCGGATAGTGAAAACAAAGAGCAAACATTATTTGAGGATTGTTCCCAA ATGGCAGAATTAAATTTAACTAATGTAGTACCAGACACCCCTATTATTGTAATACAATCTTTAAAAAGGAGCGGAGATCCAACATCTTTACAACGCGCTTTAGCAGAACATATGCCAACTGTTATTGTTATGTACGTAGCTGATATTTCGGCTGTTCGACAAATTGAA GTTTATCAAAATAATAATCCCTCAATAGATTTAAAAgtatatttcttaatttatgGAGGTTCTGTAGAAGAACAAGAATACCTTACATCATTACGAAGGGAAAAAGAAGCATTTCATGCATTAATCAATGCTAAAACT ACAATGGTTATCCCTGATGATCAAGATGGAAAGGCTGATTATTTAAGTCTTGCACAGGAATTGGatgcagatgtaacagaaaataCACGCAAAGGTGGATTACCAACTCAGCCTGAACTTCCTAACACTATAATAGTGGACATTAGAGAATTTAGAAGTGAACTACCGGCTATTCTATATACACGAGGCATGAAAATTGAACCCATAACATTACAA GTGGCAGATTATATTTTATCATCAGAAATTTGTGTTGAAAGAAAAAGTATATCTGATTTAATTGGTTCTTTAAATAGTGGAAGATTGTATAATCAAGCCATTTCTATGACAAGATATTATAGCAAACCAATGCTTTTGATAGAATTTGATCCAAATAAACCATTTTGCTTTCAG ggACATTATTATGCTAGTAAAGATATACAAAATATGTTCATAACTTCAAAACTTCAATTGTTAACTCTACATTTTCCTCGATTAAAACTTATATGGTCACCTGGACCTCATGCAACTGCACAATTGTTTGAAGAATTAAAG CAAGGAAATGATCAACCAGATGTAACTAAAGCTGCTCAAACTGGATTCGAAGAAAATAAGCAAATGGgaaacgaaaaattcaattcacGCATACAAGATTTTGTTGCCAAATTGCCAGGAGTTACCACcaaaaatatatacacaatCTTGAATGAGGGACAATCATTAGATCACCTTAATAAACTTTCAAAA GAGGAACTTAAAGAAATgattggaaataaaaatgatgCACAAATGTTATACAATGCATTTCATGAAAAATATTCTCCAAGTGAAGAGAAATCAAAGATAGGTAATAAAAAATTTGCATCCACAGGTCGCGGAAAAAGactattttctaaaattaagtaA